One window of the Rhodohalobacter sp. SW132 genome contains the following:
- a CDS encoding DUF86 domain-containing protein, with the protein MSQIPTEYLSHILDEATYLLKESQDLDKSQFLADETRKRAFVRSIEIIGEASKQIPDEFRKNHSKVEWRMMAGMRDRLIHGYFGIDYDIVWDVVINKIPDLQKKVLKILEQEK; encoded by the coding sequence ATGTCACAAATTCCGACTGAATATTTATCACATATTCTGGATGAAGCGACTTATCTATTAAAGGAAAGCCAGGATCTTGATAAGAGTCAGTTTTTGGCTGATGAGACCCGGAAACGGGCATTTGTACGAAGTATTGAGATTATTGGTGAAGCCTCTAAACAGATTCCGGATGAGTTCCGGAAAAATCATTCAAAAGTAGAATGGCGAATGATGGCTGGAATGAGAGATCGGCTTATCCATGGTTATTTTGGTATAGATTATGATATCGTGTGGGATGTTGTTATAAATAAAATTCCTGATCTGCAGAAAAAAGTCTTAAAGATACTTGAACAGGAAAAGTAA
- a CDS encoding nucleotidyltransferase family protein, translated as METAILEKKDILQKLQQLRSEFNKFGVKRIGLFGSFVRNSQTPNSDIDILVEFDQGKKSFDNFMQLSFVLDEALPYPVELVTKESLSPYLAPKILHEVEYVTNSD; from the coding sequence ATGGAAACTGCAATACTGGAGAAAAAGGATATTTTACAGAAGCTTCAACAGTTACGGTCTGAGTTTAATAAGTTTGGCGTGAAGAGGATAGGATTGTTTGGTTCTTTTGTCCGTAATTCTCAAACTCCAAATAGTGATATCGATATTTTGGTTGAGTTTGACCAGGGTAAAAAATCATTTGATAATTTTATGCAGCTATCATTTGTATTGGATGAAGCTCTTCCCTATCCGGTTGAACTGGTGACGAAAGAATCGCTTAGCCCTTATTTAGCCCCTAAAATTCTACATGAGGTTGAATATGTCACAAATTCCGACTGA